AGTTACCACATTAATATTCTTATTAAGCAAATTGCTTTCTGTTAAACATGGTGCACCTTGATAGCTATTGAGTGTTTCATGACCTTTATCAATTGCTGTAAATACTAAGCTATCACTGTTATTACTCCATATAGGAGCATTACTAATAAAGAGACTTGTTTTAAAGTTATTGTATGATTTAGCTAGTATATTATATATTGATATATAATTTTCTTTTTTATCATTATAGGTAAATGATATGTACTTGCTACATAAAGAAAACCGAGCATTTAAAGCATTCATTTTAAACTCTGTAAGCTGTGTACTGTTAATATTATTTTTTGATTTTAAAAATATTGCCGTTGTATAACGCTGTTTATCCGCAGCTACTTTACGCTGTAAATAGATAAAGCTTTGTTTATTAGGACTTAACTGAGGTTCTGCTAACGATTTAAAACAATAAAAATTTTGCGCTTTTAACTTCTTTTTCATAATAAACCTCCTACGTTTAATAATGCTTATTTTAATCATTTATAGAAATACTCTTATCCACTAACTTATTGGTAGATATTTACTATTATAATAACTACACTATTACTTATATGTACCTATACATTTTGTAGAATAGTTTTAAAACTAAAAAAGAGCGTTTACACACTCTTTTTGCATTATTTCTAAAAACCTATCCACTAGCTATTTACCTTTAGCACTTCTTTAATATAAATCAGCTTATTAGCTAAAACCTACTTACAGTAAGTTAGCAGTTTTTTAGATGATATATTTAAATCTACATTACCAGTAATGCCATCTATACTGCCTTTATCACTAAACTGCCAAACAAACCAGGAGCTCCAGCCACCACTTGGCACTCTATTTGCATAATAGTCTGCTATCCATACTGGATACTTTAGTAAAACATTATTAGGACTATTAAAGTTATTCCAACTATTAATAAACCAGTTACCAGTATAAACTATTATTTTATGACCTGTGTATTTTTCAAATTCCTCACAAAATATTGTAGCCCAATTTAATAAGTCTTCAGTATTTAATCCATTTGTACCAGGGTATAATGGATCTTCTAAATCAAGTACTGCAGGTAAATCACCATAGTCATTACTCGATAATTTTAGTCTGTTAATAAAGTGTGCTACTTCAGCTTTTGCATCTTCAGCGATTGGTAGTTGTGGTCTGGCATAGTGATAACCACCGGCTGAAATTCCTTGTTCTCTTGCACCTTCAAAATGCCTTTTTGCATAAGGATCTTTATAGGTATTACCTTCACTAACCTTAATAAACGCAAACCCTACCTTGCTCTCTGCTACCTTTTTCCACTCAATTTCTCCTCTATCACTTTGGTGATGAGATATATCTATACCTAAAATTTCTTCAGAGCTTGTATTATCAATTATGCGTTGAAAATTACCTCTATCTGAAATTATTCTATTAAGTTTTTCTACCTTAACAATTGGCTTTACAGGATTTATTGGAGTTTGTGGTTTTGAAGTTGGAGTTGGTTGATTACTTTTTGATATTGTATCTGGCACCTTAAGTTGTTGTAGGGTCTCAGTTTTTTTAGCTACTATTTTTATAGCCTCTTCTTTTACTCTAAGTTTTACCTTAACATTATCCACTAATATACTGCCTTTTTGTATCTTAACATCATATTCATGCTTATTACTTACTGCATGAATAGTTGCAAAAACTAATATAAAACAAGCTAAAATTATAACACAGCTCAATAAAGCCTTTCTATAGATGCCCATGTTGTACCTCTTTTTTATTACTTTAATAATATTCTATAATACAACAATATTTTATTCTACTAATCGCATCAATTCTTCATATTTCTAAATACTGTTAATTTAACAATAAATATTAATTTATGTTTATTAGCTGATTTCTTTTTTTTATATTAAGCTTTTTATATAGTTTTTCTACATGTGTTTTACCGTATGTTCGCTAATAAATAACTGCTTAGCAACTTGCTTATTGGTTAAGCCGTTTATTAGTAGTTCTAAAACCTCCTCTTCTCTATTAGTTAACCTATATTTTTCTTTTAATTGACTAATTCTATTGCTATTACAAATATTATTTTCAGTAATAAACACATTAAAATATATCTCTATGGGTTTATTATCATCAAAATTAAACATTGCTTTAACATTTACAATATAGTCTTGTAGATTAATTTTAATATTATTATTATTATTTAAACTTATGTTATTAACATAGGGTTTTATATAGCTTATAAGGCTTTGTAAATTTTCTTCATTAGTTTTCTTTTTGAATATTTTATTACAAATAGTTATAGTTGCTTTACTATAATTTTTAATTTTAAAAGAGTTATCTAGTGTGATATATGCTATCTGTAGATTAAATAATATATTTTTTAAAAAATCGTTTTCTAGAACTAAATCATTACGCAGTAAAACATTATTTAAATCAGAACTCACAATTTTACTTATATAGTTTAATATCAATTTTTTTTCAGAAAATTTTCCATATTTTTTTCTCTAAAAATACCTATTCCACCTGAAAGCTTAGTTTTAGACTTTAAAGGTATGGCAACTTGATAATATAAATCGTCTTTTTTAAAAATATTATTATAATACTCAATATTTTCATAGTCTTTATAACTCATTAAATCCGAAATAGTAAGTATGTCTTTAGTTAAATTATGAGGGTAAGCAAAAAAATCTGTGCTATGACCAAATCATCTTTAGCTATAATGGAAAATCAATTTGCTACTGAAACCCCCATTCGTAGGGTAGGTAAAACTAGCGATGTAGCAAACTTAGTAACATTTTTATGTAAAGAAGAATCTAGCTTTATTGCTGGCGCAATTTTCCTGTTAATGGAGGTTATATACTAGAATCAGGCATGGATCGATTAATGATGAGTGTTTGTGCAAAATAACAAAACTACATTAAATAACTAATTAAAGAAAAAAAGACATCTTAATAGATGTCTTTTTATATTAAAATTGATGTTACTATTTTTACTGTAATTATAATACCTGCAATTAGCAAGGATATTGACATGATTTTTGCAAAATCATTACTACGTGCCATCTGTATCCGCCTTTCTTATGGATATCTAAATATAATGACAGGTATTTTACCTTCATATTTATTCTAAAAGAATATAAAGCTAATATAACACACCGGTATTATCTTTGCAACTAAAAATATTAACATATTAATGCATTATTTTTACCAATGTTTTACATAATATGTGGAGCTAAATTTCCTAAATAAGAACCAATAAAAACATAACTCATTGCTCGTATTCCTGTTACAGTAGCTTTTGCTGGAGCTAATATTTTTTTACCATTGAGGGTAGCTAATACTTGCCCCTCTTTTACAACCTCGCCACTAATAACATGTGGGATAAATAAACCCTCATTATCAGCTCTATAAGGAATTAGCTTATTACACCAAATTGGGTTTGGCTTTTGGTATTCTCCACTAAGCATTTTTAAACCTCTCAACATATTAAGCAATGCTTGGTACGCCTGCATACCGGCGGTTTGATCTATAACGCCACCTTGTCCTCCGCCTGGCAGTTCAATTATTACAGCAGGCCGACCAGTTTCACAGGTTTCCACAAATAGCTGACCCCTAGCCCCTCCGGACTGAACAATAATTGGTATATTTAACATAGCCGCTAATTCTTTTGCTTTTTCATGCTCTTGCCATACTGCTAAAGTGTAGCTAGAGCCATGAATGCCACAGCAATGTAAGTCTACAATATAATCTGCAGTTTGTGTTTCATTCCAAATAGCGTTAGCTACTCTCTGTGTAATTGTGCCTTGTTTTGATCCAGGAAAAATACGGTTTAAATCTAAATTATCGTAAGGTGAAGTTCTTTCTAGTCTTCTAAATGCTGTTGGGTTACACAAGCTAATTATCTTAACACTGCCATTAAGTAAATTATTTTTCTCTAAATACTTAATAATCTCTCTAGCAGCATAAATACCTGTTGTTTCACCACCATGAATACCTCCAGTAATAACTACCTCGGGCTTTCCTTCACCAAACACAGTAACATCCAAATTAGAGTTAACACAATCTTTAATATTTAAGTGATATTTTCTCACTGTTAACACCTACTAATTATCTCTTGAGAAAACTACTTTACCTGCAACAATTACCTTTTTAGTGCTGGTAAAATTACTTAGTGGATGGCCATCCCAAATAACTACATCTGCTTCTTTGCCTTTATCTAAGCTACCAAGTTTATCCTGCAAGCCAATAATTTCAGCTGCATTAATTGTAATTGCTTTAAATGCCTCTTCTTCTGGTAGTCCATATCTTACAGCTAAACCTGTTTGAATTGGCAAGTATTTAGTTGTTGATGATGCATCAACCATTATAGCAATTTTAACACCGGCTTTATGCATAACTGCTGGAGTAGTCATTCTAACATCCCATAACTCCTGTTTAGCAGGACCCATTAATAGTGGACCAATAACACATGGAATTTGCTTTTTAGCAATAAGATCAGCCACATGATAACCCTCTGTACAATGCTCCAAAGTAAAATCTATTTTAAACTCCTCAGCAATTCTTATAGCTGTTACAATATCATCTGCCCTATGGCAATGAATACGCGCCTTTAACTCTCTTTTAAGCACCTTAGCTATTGCCTCCAGACTCAAATCACGCTCAGGCAAGGGTTTGTTATCTTTTTTAGCTTGCTCAATTTTATTCATATAGTTTTGAGCTTTAATAAATGCCATACGTAAACAAGCAGCATTGCCCATACGTGTAGATGGTAACTGTTTACGCTCTTTATAGTTACGTTTTGGATTTTCGCCTAAAGCAAATTTCATAGCCTCTGTACCAGGAATAACCATATCGTATACGGTATTTCCTACAGTTTTCATGGCAAATCCAGTTCCACCAATAATATTTGAGCTTCCTGGTCCTGTGTAAACAGTAGTTACTCCTGCCTGCAAAACCTGTGGGAATGCAATATCGTTAGGATTTAAGGAGTCTATTCCCCTAATTTCAGCTTGAATAGGCCCAGTTTTTTCGTTTCCATCTGCTGTTGCTGGTATATATGGCTCACCAAATATGCCAATATGAGCATGGGCATCAATAAAACCAGGAGTTACCCAATTACCTTTTGCATCTATTATTTTTGCATTACTAGGAACACTAAGAGAATTATCTCCTACCTCTTTAATTTTACCATCTTCTAAAATTAAAGTGCCGTTTTCAATTATGCCATTTGTAATAGTTAATAATTTTCCATTCACAATTGCTAACATTATCTTTTCTCCCCTTTACGCTCTTTATATGCTACCATTTACAAATATAACTATAAGTAAACTAATATAACAATTCATGTATTAACAATGATTTTTAATTATTTGCTTATAGAATATCTTCATTTTATCATAACTTTTTGCTAAATAGATATGATATTTTGTTTTTATTAAAAAATGTTATATTATAGTACTTAGGTAAAAGTGGAGGAGTAAAAATGACAGAAAAATTATTTTATACACATCCCTATCAAACACATACTACAGCTAACGTTACAGCAAAGAAGATAACCCCTGAGGGTTGTTGGATTACACTTGACAAAACTATTTTTTATCCCGAGGGTGGCGGTCAGCCTTGTGACCTTGGCACGATTAATAGTATAAAAATAATTGATGTACAAGAAAAAGACAATGAAATTTGGCATTTAGTTAATAGTGATATTTCAGCTACAGTTGTTAATTGCGAGGTAGACTGGCTTCGTAGGTTTGATCATATGCAGCAACATGGAGGCCAACATATTATGTCAGGAGTTGCTTACCATTTATATGGAGCTCAAACAGTGGGTTTTCACTTAAGCGATAGTTATACTACTGTAGACTTAAGACTTAATAATAACCTCACAAAAGAGCAATTAATAAAAATTGAAGACGAAGTTAATAATATTATTTACCAAAATCTCAATATAAATTGCTTTTTTGCGGATGCTAAAAAACTGAAGCAGCTTACACTTAGAAAACAGCCACCAGTAAATGAGGACATTAGAATAGTAGAAATAGAAGGTTTTGATCAAAGCCCCTGTTGTGGCACTCACCCTCAAAGAACTGGTGAGGTAGGACTATTCAAAATACTTAAAACTGAGAAAATACGAAGTGATATCAGGCTATACATTGTAAGCGGTAACAGGGCATTAAAAAACTATCGTTTTAAAAATGACCTAGTAAGTTATTTAATTGAACTAACCTCTGCAAATGA
This Clostridium sp. 'deep sea' DNA region includes the following protein-coding sequences:
- a CDS encoding glycoside hydrolase family 25 protein; its protein translation is MGIYRKALLSCVIILACFILVFATIHAVSNKHEYDVKIQKGSILVDNVKVKLRVKEEAIKIVAKKTETLQQLKVPDTISKSNQPTPTSKPQTPINPVKPIVKVEKLNRIISDRGNFQRIIDNTSSEEILGIDISHHQSDRGEIEWKKVAESKVGFAFIKVSEGNTYKDPYAKRHFEGAREQGISAGGYHYARPQLPIAEDAKAEVAHFINRLKLSSNDYGDLPAVLDLEDPLYPGTNGLNTEDLLNWATIFCEEFEKYTGHKIIVYTGNWFINSWNNFNSPNNVLLKYPVWIADYYANRVPSGGWSSWFVWQFSDKGSIDGITGNVDLNISSKKLLTYCK
- a CDS encoding LuxR C-terminal-related transcriptional regulator codes for the protein MSSDLNNVLLRNDLVLENDFLKNILFNLQIAYITLDNSFKIKNYSKATITICNKIFKKKTNEENLQSLISYIKPYVNNISLNNNNNIKINLQDYIVNVKAMFNFDDNKPIEIYFNVFITENNICNSNRISQLKEKYRLTNREEEVLELLINGLTNKQVAKQLFISEHTVKHM
- a CDS encoding SDR family oxidoreductase — encoded protein: MTKSSLAIMENQFATETPIRRVGKTSDVANLVTFLCKEESSFIAGAIFLLMEVIY
- a CDS encoding succinylglutamate desuccinylase/aspartoacylase family protein produces the protein MLTVRKYHLNIKDCVNSNLDVTVFGEGKPEVVITGGIHGGETTGIYAAREIIKYLEKNNLLNGSVKIISLCNPTAFRRLERTSPYDNLDLNRIFPGSKQGTITQRVANAIWNETQTADYIVDLHCCGIHGSSYTLAVWQEHEKAKELAAMLNIPIIVQSGGARGQLFVETCETGRPAVIIELPGGGQGGVIDQTAGMQAYQALLNMLRGLKMLSGEYQKPNPIWCNKLIPYRADNEGLFIPHVISGEVVKEGQVLATLNGKKILAPAKATVTGIRAMSYVFIGSYLGNLAPHIM
- a CDS encoding amidohydrolase: MLAIVNGKLLTITNGIIENGTLILEDGKIKEVGDNSLSVPSNAKIIDAKGNWVTPGFIDAHAHIGIFGEPYIPATADGNEKTGPIQAEIRGIDSLNPNDIAFPQVLQAGVTTVYTGPGSSNIIGGTGFAMKTVGNTVYDMVIPGTEAMKFALGENPKRNYKERKQLPSTRMGNAACLRMAFIKAQNYMNKIEQAKKDNKPLPERDLSLEAIAKVLKRELKARIHCHRADDIVTAIRIAEEFKIDFTLEHCTEGYHVADLIAKKQIPCVIGPLLMGPAKQELWDVRMTTPAVMHKAGVKIAIMVDASSTTKYLPIQTGLAVRYGLPEEEAFKAITINAAEIIGLQDKLGSLDKGKEADVVIWDGHPLSNFTSTKKVIVAGKVVFSRDN
- a CDS encoding DHHA1 domain-containing protein; this translates as MTEKLFYTHPYQTHTTANVTAKKITPEGCWITLDKTIFYPEGGGQPCDLGTINSIKIIDVQEKDNEIWHLVNSDISATVVNCEVDWLRRFDHMQQHGGQHIMSGVAYHLYGAQTVGFHLSDSYTTVDLRLNNNLTKEQLIKIEDEVNNIIYQNLNINCFFADAKKLKQLTLRKQPPVNEDIRIVEIEGFDQSPCCGTHPQRTGEVGLFKILKTEKIRSDIRLYIVSGNRALKNYRFKNDLVSYLIELTSANESNLYESIEKTYKQEKNKNKEINALKEKLLTYQALDLIKNSENINNINVIKYLSEELTANELKKLQNILSKSAPNSLILMASLQDNKPRIAVYFNNTNFSVGKVFKNTLNKYNGRGGGSKTAAQGGCNNYQDAKCIINELISEFTK